One genomic region from Bacillota bacterium encodes:
- the hpt gene encoding hypoxanthine phosphoribosyltransferase, protein MSQESQLARPDVAAEVCADSHNPLLSDIQEVLIGADRIQQRVRELGRQISRAYQGKEPALIGILKGAVLFMSDLLRAITIHASVDFMAISSYGAGTKSSGVVRILKDLDQPIAGRHVIIVEDIVDTGLTLRYLLDNLHSRRPASLRVCVLLDKSERRQIPVQLDYVGFQIPNRFVVGYGLDYAERYRNLPFIGVLRPEVVGSEGGH, encoded by the coding sequence ATGAGCCAGGAATCGCAGCTTGCGCGGCCTGACGTGGCGGCCGAGGTGTGCGCCGACTCGCACAACCCGCTTTTGAGCGACATCCAGGAGGTGCTGATCGGGGCGGACCGCATTCAGCAGCGGGTGCGGGAGCTGGGGCGGCAGATCTCGCGGGCTTATCAGGGCAAGGAACCGGCGCTGATCGGCATCCTGAAGGGCGCCGTCCTGTTCATGTCGGATTTGCTGCGGGCCATCACCATCCACGCCTCGGTGGACTTCATGGCCATCTCGAGCTACGGGGCCGGCACCAAGTCGAGCGGCGTGGTGCGCATCCTGAAGGACCTGGACCAGCCCATCGCCGGCCGGCACGTCATCATTGTCGAGGATATCGTGGACACGGGCCTGACGCTTCGGTACCTGCTGGACAACCTCCACTCCCGGCGCCCGGCCAGCCTGCGGGTCTGCGTGCTGCTCGACAAGAGCGAGCGCCGCCAGATCCCGGTTCAACTGGACTACGTGGGTTTTCAGATCCCCAACCGCTTCGTCGTAGGCTACGGGCTCGACTACGCCGAACGCTACCGCAACCTCCCGTTCATCGGCGTGCTGCGGCCCGAGGTCGTGGGTTCCGAGGGCGGTCACTGA
- the guaA gene encoding glutamine-hydrolyzing GMP synthase — MPEPAPSPRVITVDPAGLPGTERVLVLDLGAQYTLLIARRIRELGVFCEVVPGEQPAAEILARRPRAIVLSGGPSSVYDPGAPTVDPALWESGVPILGICYGMQLMARGLGGEVRRGERQEFGRAGLEVIGEQGGGDGGRLFRTVAEPGQRLACWMSHGDLVRRPPPGFRAVARTEVSPVAAMEHESRPLFGVQFHPEVAHTPFGMQLLRHFLYDLAGLSGGWDMRDFARRAEQELARALPEGRAVVALSGGVDSSTAAVLVHRALGERLVAIFVDHGLLRRGEADYVERELGRRLGVALVRVDAEKRFLSRLRGVVDPEEKRRIIGREFIRVFEEAASGLEGVRYLVQGTLYPDVVESGGGRTATIKSHHNVGGLPEQMGLQLVEPLRYLFKDEVRRLALELGIPEPIVHRHPFPGPGLAVRVVGELTPEALEVVRACDAIVLEELDRAGLSRDVWQAFAVWTGAFSVGVKGDARNYGPVVAVRCVQSQDGMTADWVRLPYDVLDRISHRITNEVPRVSRVVYDISPKPPATIEWE, encoded by the coding sequence ATGCCGGAGCCGGCTCCCTCCCCCCGGGTCATCACCGTGGATCCGGCCGGCCTGCCCGGTACCGAGCGGGTGCTGGTGCTCGACCTGGGCGCCCAGTACACGCTCTTGATTGCCCGGCGCATCCGGGAACTCGGGGTTTTCTGCGAAGTGGTGCCGGGCGAGCAGCCGGCTGCCGAGATCCTGGCCCGCCGGCCCCGCGCCATCGTCCTCTCGGGCGGCCCGTCCAGCGTCTACGATCCGGGCGCCCCCACCGTCGACCCGGCCCTGTGGGAATCCGGCGTGCCCATCCTGGGCATCTGCTACGGCATGCAGTTGATGGCGCGCGGGCTGGGCGGCGAGGTGCGGCGGGGCGAGCGCCAGGAGTTCGGGCGCGCCGGCCTCGAGGTGATCGGCGAGCAGGGCGGTGGCGATGGCGGGCGGCTGTTCCGCACGGTGGCCGAGCCGGGCCAGAGGTTAGCGTGCTGGATGAGCCACGGCGATCTGGTGCGCCGTCCCCCACCCGGCTTCCGCGCGGTGGCGCGCACGGAAGTCTCGCCGGTTGCTGCCATGGAACACGAGAGCCGGCCGCTTTTCGGGGTGCAGTTCCACCCCGAGGTGGCCCACACGCCCTTCGGGATGCAGCTTCTGCGCCATTTCCTCTACGACCTCGCGGGGCTCTCCGGGGGCTGGGACATGCGGGACTTTGCCAGGCGGGCCGAGCAGGAGCTGGCTCGGGCGCTCCCGGAAGGCCGGGCGGTCGTTGCGCTGAGCGGCGGCGTGGACTCGAGCACGGCGGCCGTTCTGGTGCACCGGGCGCTTGGGGAGCGGCTGGTGGCCATCTTCGTCGACCACGGGCTCTTGCGCCGGGGCGAAGCCGACTACGTGGAACGGGAGCTGGGCCGGCGCCTGGGGGTGGCGCTCGTCCGGGTGGACGCGGAAAAGCGCTTCCTGAGCCGCCTGCGGGGGGTCGTGGACCCCGAGGAAAAGCGCCGGATCATCGGGCGGGAGTTCATCCGGGTCTTCGAAGAGGCGGCGTCGGGCCTCGAGGGCGTTCGGTACCTCGTTCAGGGCACGCTCTACCCCGACGTGGTCGAGTCCGGCGGCGGCCGAACGGCTACCATCAAATCGCACCACAACGTGGGCGGGCTCCCGGAGCAGATGGGCCTCCAGCTTGTCGAGCCGCTGAGGTACCTCTTCAAAGACGAGGTGCGCCGGCTCGCCCTTGAACTGGGCATTCCGGAACCGATCGTCCACCGCCACCCGTTCCCCGGGCCGGGGCTCGCCGTGCGCGTCGTGGGCGAGCTGACCCCCGAGGCGCTGGAGGTGGTGCGCGCCTGCGACGCCATCGTGCTGGAGGAGCTGGACCGCGCCGGGCTTTCGCGAGACGTGTGGCAGGCCTTCGCCGTGTGGACCGGGGCGTTCAGTGTCGGGGTGAAGGGGGATGCCCGCAACTACGGCCCGGTCGTCGCGGTGCGCTGCGTGCAGAGCCAGGACGGGATGACCGCGGACTGGGTTCGCCTGCCCTACGACGTCCTCGATCGCATCTCCCACCGCATCACCAACGAAGTGCCCCGGGTCTCCCGGGTGGTCTACGACATCAGCCCCAAGCCTCCAGCCACCATCGAGTGGGAGTAG
- the moaC gene encoding cyclic pyranopterin monophosphate synthase MoaC: MHAEGLTHLDEQGRARMVDVSAKESTWRSATARGFVSMQGATLQAITEGRTPKGDVMAVARTAGIMAAKRTWELVPLCHPIPVTSVEVDLRPVPERGGIEIEARASARWVTGVEMEALTAVCVAALTVYDMAKAMDRGMRISEIRLVEKAGGRSGTWVNPEEGHGGAT, from the coding sequence GTGCACGCCGAGGGCTTGACCCACCTGGACGAGCAGGGGCGTGCCCGTATGGTGGACGTCTCCGCCAAGGAGTCCACCTGGCGCAGCGCCACGGCGCGCGGCTTCGTCTCCATGCAGGGCGCAACCCTTCAGGCCATCACCGAAGGCCGCACGCCCAAAGGCGACGTGATGGCCGTCGCCCGCACCGCCGGCATCATGGCCGCCAAACGTACGTGGGAGCTGGTTCCGCTGTGCCACCCCATCCCCGTCACCTCGGTGGAGGTGGACCTGCGCCCCGTTCCCGAGCGCGGCGGCATCGAAATCGAGGCTCGCGCCTCGGCCCGGTGGGTGACGGGGGTCGAAATGGAGGCACTCACCGCGGTGTGTGTCGCCGCGCTGACCGTGTATGATATGGCTAAGGCCATGGACCGGGGTATGCGGATTTCGGAGATCCGCCTGGTTGAAAAGGCGGGTGGGCGCTCCGGGACCTGGGTCAACCCGGAAGAAGGCCACGGAGGCGCTACTTGA